The stretch of DNA CAGCACGCTCAGGGTATAGCAGCCGATATCCGAGGAGACCACGGCCTTGTTGCGGTTGAGGGCGTAGAAGAGCCCGCGGTGCGGGCAGCCCGGGCACATCACCGGCGGGCGGCCGGGCAGCTCGGACTCGTCGGGGATGGCGGCATGGGGAACCGGGGGCGTCCATCCCCCATGCTTCACCCCGGTGTCCATCTCGATGAGTTCGGCCAGGCTCCGCGCGACCAGGGTGGGATCGAGCTCCCCGTCCCGGGGGATGCGGGTCTTGCCCACCACGTCTATGCCCAGGGCCTTGATGCCGTCCTCGAGGAAGGGCTCCAGCTCCTCCACCACGTAGACGCGGTGGAAATGGGAGGCGAACTCGCGGATGGTCTTCTCCGGCAGCGGATAGACGAGACCCAGCTTGAGGATGGAGGCCTCCGGGAACACCTCCCGGGCGTACTGGTAGCAGACCCCGGAGGTGATGATGCCCACGCGGGAAGAGCGCATCTCGAGCGAGCTGAGGGCGAAGGTCTCCGCCTCCTTCTCCAGCTCCTCGAGGCGGGATATGACCAGGGGGTGGCGCATGCGCGCGTGGCCCGGGATCATCACCCGCTTCAACGCGTCCTTCTCGTAGGGATGGTCCACGCGGATGCGGTCCTCCCGGTACTCGACCACGGTGCGGGAGTGGCTGATCCTGGTCTCGAGGCGCAGCATCACCGGGGTGTCGTAACGCTCCGAGATGTCCATGGCCATCCCCACCATCTCCAGGCACTCCTGGCTGTCCGCCGGCTCCAGCATGGGGACCTTGGACATGCGCGCGTAGTAGCGGCTGTCCTGCTCGTTCTGGGAGGAGTGCATGCCGGGGTCGTCCGCTATGGCCAGCACCAGCCCGGCGTTGACCCCGATGTAGGGCAGGGTCATCCAGGGGTCCGCGGCCACGTTCAGGCCCACGTGTTTCATGGCCACCAGGGACCTCGCCCCGCCCAGGCACGACCCGATCCCCACTTCCAGGGCGACCTTCTCGTTGGGAGACCACTCGCAATAGACCTCGGGGTAGGCGGCCAGCTCCTCCAGGATCTCCGTGGACGGGGTGCCGGGGTAGGCGGCGGCGACGCGTACGCCCGCGCGCCACGCGCCAAGGGCGACGGCCTCGTTGCCGGACATAAGCGCCCTCTTCACGGCCTTACCTCCTTTTCACGCTGGAATTATATCACGTAGGCACTGTGCTAGAATTACAGGTAATTTATTCGCGGCGGAGGATAGAGTCCATGTCCATATATGAAGATAACGGCGGCGAGCGGGACCGTCCCGCGGACGAGGAACTGGTCCGCCGTTACCTCGACGGCGACTCTGCCGCCTTCGAGGAACTGGTGAGCCGCTACGAGTCCGTGATCATGAACATGGCCTACCGCCTCCTCGGCAACCGCAGCGACGCCTCCGACGTGTGCCAGGAGGTGTTCGTGCTGCTCATCCGCAAGCTGGGGTCGTTCCGGGGGGAGTCCAAGTTCTCGACCTGGCTCTACCGCGTCTCCCTCAACGCCTGCCACGACTATGCCCGCAGGTCGAAGCGGCACGTATCCATATCCGAATCGCCGGGCGACGACCTCCCCGATATCGAGCAGCGCCTGGCGGACGACGGGTTCGACTCGCCGGAGCTGAGCATGGAGAGGGCGGAGGTCCAGAAGACGGTGCGCGATGCCGTCGCCCGCCTCCCCTACAAGTTCAAGGAGGTCATATACCTGCACGACCTCAGCGGCTATAACTATAAAGAGGTGGCGGAGATACTGGGGATATCGCTGGGCACGGTGAAATCGCGGCTCAACCGGGCCCGAACGAGACTGGCGGCAGAACTAGAGGATTACCGGGAACAGATTTCATGACAGCTCCATCTAAATCAACGCGAATATGTATGAATGACCCATCTCCAGAGACGGAACCCGGGGCATGAAGATGAGATGTAAAGGCGCCATCAAGCAAATCGGGCCGTTCATCGACGGCGAACTCGGCGAGGCCGAAGCCAGGGCACTGCGGGAACACCTCGACAGCTGCGAAGAGTGCTCGCGGCGCTACCATTACATGCGCGGCCTGGTGCGGCAACTCTCCTCGCTGCCCGCCATCGTCCCCACCCCCGAGGAGAGCTACCGCCTGTGGAACCTGCTCCGCCGCGAGATGGCGGTTCCCTCCGCCCCCAGGCCCCTGGCCCGGCGCACGCAGCTGGCGGCCGCGGCCCTGTCGGTGCTGGTGCTGATCACCGTCACGGGCGTAGGGCTGGCCGTCTGGAGCAGTGGCGGACCCGCCCCGGTCGCCGAAGAACCCGTGGCGGAGACCGCGAGGTCCGGCGAGGCCCAGGAGGAGAGCTGGGACACGACCATGCCCGGCGCCAGTGCGGGGACGGGGTTGATGGCGGCGGCCGTCGCCCGCCCCGACGTGGTCGTCTCCCAGAACGAATACGACGCCGGCGACCTGGAGGATTTCCGCAACGACCTGGGGACGCGGCTGGACTTCTACTCCACCTACTGGTACCCGTCCTCGGGCGGCACTGCCAGTGAGGCCGCCCTGGAGGACCTGCAAGCCGAACTCACGGGTGACCTGACCGAGCAGGCGGCGGCCGCGGGACAGGACCCGCGGGAACTCGAGCGCGCGGTGGCGGCGGTGATGGAACAGGCGAGCGACGAGCCCATCCTCCCCTGCTACGCGGAGCGCGCGAAGATAGCGGGCAAGGACGCCTGGTTGATCTCAGTGAGCGGCCCCGAGGACTACCTGCTCTTCCCCGACCCGCAGAAACCTCCCGCCATGATCCTGGCCTCGCTGGGCGGAGAGGAGAGCCTCAAACTCAGCGAATCGGCCTTGAAAGAGCTGGCCTCCATCCTCGCACCCTCGGGAAAGAAAAACGCTCCCCTGGTCCCCGCGGGGACCTTCCAGCAGGAGGAGGAAGCCCAGGACGAAACCGCGGCGGAAGAGCCCGCGAGCGATACCGGGAAGGTTACGGAGGAGACGCAGACGGGAGAGGGGCAGTCACAGCTCGAGGAGGATTTCCAGTCCTTCCTGCGCCGGCTCGCGGCCCAGGGCACCAGCCTCGACACCCTCTCGGCCCTGCAGGACCTCAACTACGAACAGGTGCTGCAGCTGCTGCAGGGGGACTGGGGCTCCCTCGCCAGCGGCGGCGTGAACCTGAGCGACTTCCTCACCCCGCCCCAGCGCCTGTGGGCCGTTGACTGCGCCTCCGGCGAGATCATCTGGTCCGCGGAATAAGCCTCCGCGTTTCCGCGAGATGCTTCCTCCTCAGAAGACGAAGAGCTGGCAGGGATCCACTTCCTCGCGCAGCACGCGCAGCTCCTCCACCGTCGGCTTGGGGGTCTCCACCACGTCGTCCGAAACCAGCAGCTCGAAACCGGTGAACTGCTGGATGACCTCTGGGGTCACGCCCGGGTGGCAGGAAATGAGCTTCATCCTGCAGGTCGCCTCGTCGAATCCCATCACTCCCAGGTGCGAGATGACCCTCCAGGGGCCCCCTCCCGGCAGGCCGGTGCGCTCCCGCGCCCCCGGGCCGTCGAGATAGCCGGGGGTGGTGACGTAGTCGCAACGCTCGGGAAAACGCTCCGGCAGGTGCAGCCCCATGAAGATGACCCTCTGGCACAGGGAGGCGATGTCGTTGGCCCCGCCCGAGCCGGTGAGGCGCACCCTGGGGTGCTCGTAGTCGCCGATGACGGTGGCGTTGATGTTGCCGTACATGTCGATCTGGGCGCCGCCCAGAAAACCCACGTCGGCATAACCGGCGCGGCTGTGTCCGAAGACCGAGGTCATGGAGAGGATGACCGGCGCCTTGTGATAGGTCCAGGAGCCGGACACCGACCACGGCAGCACGCGCGGCTCCGGGTCCACGGCGCCGCACTCGTAGATGGCCATCATGTTGGGGGCGTAGAGCTTGTGCGCCAGGAGGGCCCCCACCAGCGGCAGGCCCGTTCCCACGAACACGCTCTCCCCGTCCTTGATCAGGCGCGCGGCCACGCAGGCCAGCAGCTCCCTGGGCGTGTACTGGATCTCGCTCACTTGCACATCGTTCATCTTCGCACCCTCCTCAAATGGCCCGCTTGGCCACTTCTTCGTATTTCCAGTCGCGCTCGCCGCCTATGCCCCAGGAACCGATACCGCAGTAGGCGGCGTCGCAGGCCAGCTGCTCCAGCCTTTTAAGGTACTCGATCACGTTCATGCCCTCGTCCTCGGCGATGAGCTGGATCATCTCGAAATGGTCCCTGGTGCCCAGGATGTACTTCTCGTACCACTCCCGGGTGCTCTCGGCCGTCTTCCACTCCACGCGCACCACCCGCTCCTGCAGGCGGCGGTCGAAATAATACATGCCGGGCATGTCGCCGGGGTACGCCCCGTAGGGCACCTCGCAGACGGCATCCACCGTGTAGTGGGGCACGATGACCTGGTAGGGGTTGGCGCGGATGTCCAGGGTGTCAACGATGCGCTCGCAGGTGACGATGACCTTGTGCGCGGCCACACAGATGGAGGTATCGTTGACCGCCGGCCCCCAGATGCGCCCGTTGCCGTATCTGTCCGCATGGTGGACGTGGATGATGGCCACGTCGGGGTAGATGGCCGGCACCAGGCAGACCGGGTCTCCCGTGAAGGGGTCCTCGGCCAGCTTTATGTATGGGTTGGTGTTCATGATGTCCGTGCCCAGCATGGACCTGCAGGCCACGTAGTCCAGGCCTTTCTCGGCGGCCAGCAGGGACAGGGCCAGCCCGCCGTGGCTCCAGTCGGAGTAGACCTTGAGGGTGCCGGCTTCGACGCCCCTGCGGAATGGGGAGATAAGGCCGCGCATCTCCACACCCACGTAGGCCACGTGGCATCCCTCCATCCCGCCGAACTCGTGCCAGGCCGTGTTCATGCCTCCCGGGGTGAAAATGCCCACCAAGTCCTTCTTCTTCTGGCGGCCGATCTCCCAGAACGCGGCCATGGGCCCGCGCACGTAGGCGAAACCCGTTTCGATGATGGAGTCGCCGTCCTGGACGAACTCGGCCACGGCGTCCTGAAGGGTCATCCGCTTGTCCTTCTCCGCCCGGGATTTCTTGAGCTTCGCCTCTCTCGCCAGTGCGTGGTCGAACAGTCTTTCGTTAGCGTGACTCATCCTCTAACCTCCCGCTGTGAACACATGATGAAGAGGGCAGCAGAACACCTGCTTCAGGGGTGTCGGGATATGCGCTGTCGGAGCATCCGGTCGGCGGTGCCGCGTACCCTGTTTCATCGTTTTCCTCGAATAAGCTGCGTCTATTGGTGCATATGTTTTCCGTCCAGTCTATTTAATCACTTATCAAGGGTGATTGCCAGCCGCGACCGCATACAACCGCATGCATCCGTCAGTATGTATCGCGAAAGCGACAGCGCCGTCTTCGGCGCGGCGGTGCCAGCGCCGTGACGCGTCCGCGCGGCGGGGCCTGGCACGTGAACGTACGGACATGCACCGGCATCTGACCCATATCCTTGGGATTGTACGAGGTTATGGTCTATCCTTTAGAAAGGCTTGCCGGTCGAGGAGAGGAAGGACCACCATGCACGAGCTGGGAGTCACCGAGAGCATCGCCTCCATATGCATCAGGCACGCGCAGGCGAGCAACGCCAAACGCGTGCTCAAGGTCAACGTGAAGCTGGGGGAACTGACGGGGATAGTCGATAACTACGTCGCCTTCTACTGGGATATGGTCACCAAGGACACCGTCGCCCAGGGGTCCGAGCTCGTCTTCAACAAGGTGCCGGTGGTTGCCCGCTGCCCCGACTGCGACGAAAACTTCGATGTGGTGGAGTACGACCTTACCTGCCCCAAGTGCGGCAAGACCGAGACCGAGATCATCTCCGGGCGCGAGTTCCTGGTGGAGTCCATCGAGATCGAATAGGATGAAGAGATAGATATGGAGATCCTGGAAATGGGGATGAGCAGGAGGGCATCATGGATATAGAGGTCCTGGAAGGTATCTTCGACGCCAACGAGAAGATCGCCCGCGAGAACGAGTCCCTGTTCCGCGCCAGCGGCGTGCTGGCCATGAACCTCATGGCCTCGCCGGGGGCGGGCAAGACCTCGCTCATCGCCGCCACCCTGGAGCTGCTCAAGGGCCGCGTCCGGGTGGGGGTCATCGAGGGGGACATCGAGTCCAGCGTAGACGCAGAGAAACTCAAGGCCTACGATATCCCGGTGGTGCAGATAAACACCCACGGCGCCTGCCACCTGGAAGCCATCTCCATCCAGCAGGCAGTCGGCCACATGGACCTGGGCGCCGTCGACCTGCTGGTCATCGAGAACGTGGGCAACCTGGTCTGCCCCGCCGAGTTCAAGCTGGGCGAAGGGCTGCGCACCATGATCCTCTCC from Actinomycetota bacterium encodes:
- a CDS encoding zf-HC2 domain-containing protein — protein: MRCKGAIKQIGPFIDGELGEAEARALREHLDSCEECSRRYHYMRGLVRQLSSLPAIVPTPEESYRLWNLLRREMAVPSAPRPLARRTQLAAAALSVLVLITVTGVGLAVWSSGGPAPVAEEPVAETARSGEAQEESWDTTMPGASAGTGLMAAAVARPDVVVSQNEYDAGDLEDFRNDLGTRLDFYSTYWYPSSGGTASEAALEDLQAELTGDLTEQAAAAGQDPRELERAVAAVMEQASDEPILPCYAERAKIAGKDAWLISVSGPEDYLLFPDPQKPPAMILASLGGEESLKLSESALKELASILAPSGKKNAPLVPAGTFQQEEEAQDETAAEEPASDTGKVTEETQTGEGQSQLEEDFQSFLRRLAAQGTSLDTLSALQDLNYEQVLQLLQGDWGSLASGGVNLSDFLTPPQRLWAVDCASGEIIWSAE
- the hypB gene encoding hydrogenase nickel incorporation protein HypB yields the protein MDIEVLEGIFDANEKIARENESLFRASGVLAMNLMASPGAGKTSLIAATLELLKGRVRVGVIEGDIESSVDAEKLKAYDIPVVQINTHGACHLEAISIQQAVGHMDLGAVDLLVIENVGNLVCPAEFKLGEGLRTMILSVAEGHDKPLKYPLMFSDSDVLVVNKTDLIGLGDFDLAELRSTVTRMNPDIIIFEVSCRTGDGLAAWADWLAQRVEDFKTGNTD
- a CDS encoding sigma-70 family RNA polymerase sigma factor: MSIYEDNGGERDRPADEELVRRYLDGDSAAFEELVSRYESVIMNMAYRLLGNRSDASDVCQEVFVLLIRKLGSFRGESKFSTWLYRVSLNACHDYARRSKRHVSISESPGDDLPDIEQRLADDGFDSPELSMERAEVQKTVRDAVARLPYKFKEVIYLHDLSGYNYKEVAEILGISLGTVKSRLNRARTRLAAELEDYREQIS
- a CDS encoding CoA-transferase — translated: MNDVQVSEIQYTPRELLACVAARLIKDGESVFVGTGLPLVGALLAHKLYAPNMMAIYECGAVDPEPRVLPWSVSGSWTYHKAPVILSMTSVFGHSRAGYADVGFLGGAQIDMYGNINATVIGDYEHPRVRLTGSGGANDIASLCQRVIFMGLHLPERFPERCDYVTTPGYLDGPGARERTGLPGGGPWRVISHLGVMGFDEATCRMKLISCHPGVTPEVIQQFTGFELLVSDDVVETPKPTVEELRVLREEVDPCQLFVF
- the iorA gene encoding indolepyruvate ferredoxin oxidoreductase subunit alpha, encoding MKRALMSGNEAVALGAWRAGVRVAAAYPGTPSTEILEELAAYPEVYCEWSPNEKVALEVGIGSCLGGARSLVAMKHVGLNVAADPWMTLPYIGVNAGLVLAIADDPGMHSSQNEQDSRYYARMSKVPMLEPADSQECLEMVGMAMDISERYDTPVMLRLETRISHSRTVVEYREDRIRVDHPYEKDALKRVMIPGHARMRHPLVISRLEELEKEAETFALSSLEMRSSRVGIITSGVCYQYAREVFPEASILKLGLVYPLPEKTIREFASHFHRVYVVEELEPFLEDGIKALGIDVVGKTRIPRDGELDPTLVARSLAELIEMDTGVKHGGWTPPVPHAAIPDESELPGRPPVMCPGCPHRGLFYALNRNKAVVSSDIGCYTLSVLPPLAGIDCQVCMGASVGMALGMERAFDSSEANADKAGKVVCVLGDSTFIHGGITGLIDMVYNNTISTIVILDNRTTAMTGFQDHPGTGRTLMGEDTSALDLAELCRAVGVQSVRVVDPWELEEMEAVIREEMEAPRTSVIISRRPCVLRERRAGVVYRVREEECTGCRRCLRLGCPALVMRGEKAVVQEDLCVGCSMCAQVCRPGALEEVAEGG
- the hypA gene encoding hydrogenase maturation nickel metallochaperone HypA — encoded protein: MHELGVTESIASICIRHAQASNAKRVLKVNVKLGELTGIVDNYVAFYWDMVTKDTVAQGSELVFNKVPVVARCPDCDENFDVVEYDLTCPKCGKTETEIISGREFLVESIEIE
- a CDS encoding CoA-transferase, with translation MSHANERLFDHALAREAKLKKSRAEKDKRMTLQDAVAEFVQDGDSIIETGFAYVRGPMAAFWEIGRQKKKDLVGIFTPGGMNTAWHEFGGMEGCHVAYVGVEMRGLISPFRRGVEAGTLKVYSDWSHGGLALSLLAAEKGLDYVACRSMLGTDIMNTNPYIKLAEDPFTGDPVCLVPAIYPDVAIIHVHHADRYGNGRIWGPAVNDTSICVAAHKVIVTCERIVDTLDIRANPYQVIVPHYTVDAVCEVPYGAYPGDMPGMYYFDRRLQERVVRVEWKTAESTREWYEKYILGTRDHFEMIQLIAEDEGMNVIEYLKRLEQLACDAAYCGIGSWGIGGERDWKYEEVAKRAI